From Amycolatopsis sp. YIM 10, the proteins below share one genomic window:
- a CDS encoding cytochrome P450 produces the protein MALEEFHSVLPDYRIADGDDVEYAGGRQKILPRWIPPFF, from the coding sequence GTGGCGCTCGAGGAGTTCCATTCGGTGCTACCGGACTACCGGATCGCCGACGGCGACGACGTCGAGTACGCCGGTGGCCGGCAGAAGATCCTGCCGCGCTGGATTCCGCCGTTCTTCTGA
- a CDS encoding aldehyde dehydrogenase → MTSTIPTASWPGLRDRDRILTGGHWVEATGAMALPVVNPATEETVAEVREASAADVDAAVTAARSAFDTGPWPTWDPGRRAGVLDALADALEKRLPELSALATIEGGVPTGFSQYGQGLAISFLRYYAEQARTFPFRTDRARTGGATTRILREPAGVVAAIAPWNGPLAVAALKLGPALAAGCTVVLKPAPETPLTTYVLADVVEELVAAGTLPSGVVSVLAAGREIGERLVAHPGVDKITFTGSTAAGKRIMSVAAERIARVTLELGGKSAAIVADDAPIPDVLSSLVFGGCGNTGQMCYALTRVLVSESRHDEFVGALGAALSGLAVGDPADPATLIGPLAMARQRDRVEGYVATAIEEGATVVVGGGQPACLPRGYFFEPTLLTGVQNSMRVAQEEIFGPVISVITYRDVDDAVAIANDSTYGLSGSVYTSDVERGYDIARRIRTGTISVNGAVFDTTVPFGGYKQSGLGREGGPEGLEPFLETKSVHMPA, encoded by the coding sequence ATGACCAGCACCATTCCCACCGCGTCGTGGCCCGGCCTGCGCGACCGGGACCGCATCCTCACCGGCGGCCACTGGGTCGAGGCGACCGGCGCGATGGCCCTGCCCGTCGTCAACCCGGCGACCGAGGAGACCGTCGCCGAAGTCCGCGAGGCTTCCGCCGCCGACGTCGATGCGGCGGTGACGGCGGCGCGGTCCGCCTTCGACACCGGCCCGTGGCCCACCTGGGATCCAGGCCGCCGAGCCGGTGTCCTGGACGCCCTCGCCGACGCACTGGAAAAGCGCCTCCCCGAGCTCTCCGCGCTCGCGACGATCGAGGGCGGGGTGCCGACCGGCTTCAGCCAGTACGGGCAGGGACTGGCGATCTCGTTCCTGCGGTACTACGCCGAGCAGGCCAGGACGTTCCCGTTCCGGACCGACCGCGCCCGCACCGGCGGCGCGACCACCCGGATCCTGCGCGAGCCCGCCGGGGTGGTCGCGGCGATCGCGCCGTGGAACGGACCGCTCGCGGTCGCCGCGCTCAAGCTCGGCCCGGCCCTGGCCGCCGGATGCACTGTCGTGCTCAAGCCCGCGCCGGAAACACCGTTGACCACCTACGTCCTCGCCGACGTCGTCGAGGAACTGGTCGCCGCGGGCACCCTGCCCAGCGGCGTCGTGAGCGTCCTCGCCGCCGGCCGCGAAATCGGCGAGCGGCTGGTGGCACACCCCGGCGTCGACAAGATCACGTTCACCGGCAGCACCGCCGCGGGCAAGCGGATCATGTCCGTCGCGGCGGAGCGCATCGCCCGGGTCACGCTCGAGCTCGGCGGGAAGTCCGCCGCCATCGTCGCGGACGACGCGCCGATTCCCGACGTACTGTCGAGCCTGGTGTTCGGCGGGTGCGGCAACACCGGGCAGATGTGCTACGCCCTGACCAGAGTCCTGGTGTCGGAAAGCCGGCACGACGAGTTCGTCGGCGCGCTGGGAGCGGCACTGAGCGGGCTCGCGGTCGGCGACCCGGCCGACCCCGCCACCCTCATCGGACCGCTGGCCATGGCGCGCCAGCGCGACCGGGTGGAGGGCTACGTCGCGACCGCGATCGAGGAAGGCGCCACCGTCGTGGTCGGCGGCGGCCAGCCGGCCTGCCTGCCACGGGGGTACTTCTTCGAGCCGACCTTGCTGACCGGCGTCCAGAATTCGATGCGGGTCGCCCAGGAGGAGATCTTCGGCCCGGTGATCAGCGTGATCACCTACCGCGACGTGGACGACGCCGTGGCGATCGCGAACGACTCCACCTACGGCCTCTCCGGATCGGTCTACACCAGCGACGTAGAGCGCGGGTACGACATCGCGCGGCGGATCCGGACGGGCACGATCTCGGTCAACGGCGCGGTCTTCGACACGACCGTCCCGTTCGGCGGCTACAAGCAGTCCGGCCTCGGCCGGGAGGGCGGACCGGAAGGCCTCGAACCGTTCCTCGAGACGAAGTCGGTGCACATGCCGGCCTGA
- a CDS encoding molybdopterin cofactor-binding domain-containing protein — protein MLPDDVKTGHRTPPSPGAVDRRKFLTYVLAAPTLTVAARVGLAATSAPAAEAAVPTPPQLLGEVISVQDLIDVLALPTAGRLFVIEIGEDGTVTVPLPRTEVGQGLTTAVPMIIADELDVPLSSIRMPLADARPDLLFAQITGGSTGLSSVYGPARMAAASARARLVATAAHRWDVSADRLTTRDGVVHAPDGRQATYGSLAAAAVTAQLPDLGVQLKPESALRLVGGRVGRLDARNIVTGKQVYTQDLNVAGAKPCVLRRPPTINGGVGAVHNADAVRAMPGVLDIATIPTGIAVLAETFALALAAANALEVDWKPGTIDAESDETIQRKLRAAIGPLGDPPVSLPTLGLGKLEMEFDFAFLTHAPLETNSAVADVRPDRAEIWSGVQVPTSAQTEIAAALGLPQSAVTVHVAHSGGSFGRRLFYDAALEAALVSRAMGRPVKLIWHRTDDIRHGRVHPAKHHKVRAYYALGNVLAYQHWCAAVDTSLAHGFGEAMTIALTKTELGNKVVSQAMFDAMIGCPYNFGVVTQQLHEVSVPMNTGSWRSVYSLNVRGVEEIVTDELSRRFRSDPLSFRREFAKNSRQRAVLDRVAAEGEWGRPLPAGVAQGLALHDEMRGVMACLVELDARDRSHPRVTRATMVVDVGKPVNVSGIEAQALGGLTDGISVALRGGLHLRDGRFLEGSYHNFHYARQKNSPPEVKIVVLPATTGKPGGMGEFAVPVAFAAVVNAYRRATGIMPTSFPIDSGVDFEPYPPSVMPMPPMRPLPLP, from the coding sequence GTGCTTCCCGACGACGTGAAGACCGGCCACCGCACCCCGCCCTCGCCCGGAGCCGTGGACCGTCGCAAATTCCTGACCTATGTACTGGCCGCGCCGACCCTCACGGTCGCCGCGCGGGTCGGCCTGGCCGCCACCTCGGCACCTGCCGCCGAGGCGGCGGTTCCCACACCGCCTCAGCTCCTCGGCGAGGTCATCAGCGTGCAGGACCTCATCGACGTGCTGGCCCTGCCGACGGCGGGCAGGCTGTTCGTGATCGAGATAGGCGAGGACGGCACGGTGACCGTGCCGCTGCCGCGTACCGAGGTCGGCCAGGGGTTGACGACCGCCGTTCCGATGATCATCGCCGACGAGCTGGACGTTCCGTTGTCGAGTATCCGCATGCCGCTGGCGGATGCCCGTCCGGACCTGCTCTTCGCGCAGATCACGGGTGGATCGACGGGGCTTTCGTCGGTCTACGGCCCGGCGCGGATGGCCGCGGCGTCGGCACGGGCGAGGCTAGTGGCGACCGCCGCGCATCGATGGGATGTGAGTGCCGACCGCTTGACCACGCGGGACGGTGTGGTCCACGCTCCGGACGGCCGGCAGGCGACCTACGGCTCGCTCGCGGCCGCCGCGGTGACGGCGCAGCTGCCCGACCTCGGGGTGCAGCTGAAGCCTGAGTCAGCGCTGCGCCTGGTGGGTGGCCGGGTCGGCCGCCTGGACGCGCGGAACATCGTGACCGGCAAGCAGGTTTACACCCAGGATCTGAACGTGGCCGGGGCGAAGCCGTGTGTTCTGCGCCGGCCCCCGACCATCAACGGCGGGGTCGGTGCAGTGCACAACGCCGACGCCGTCCGCGCCATGCCCGGCGTGCTCGACATCGCCACCATCCCGACCGGCATCGCCGTGCTGGCCGAAACCTTTGCGCTGGCATTGGCCGCGGCGAACGCGCTGGAGGTGGACTGGAAGCCGGGCACCATCGACGCGGAGAGCGACGAGACGATCCAGCGGAAGCTGCGCGCGGCCATCGGGCCGCTGGGCGATCCGCCGGTGTCCCTACCCACCTTGGGGCTGGGCAAGCTGGAAATGGAGTTCGACTTCGCCTTCCTCACCCACGCGCCTCTGGAGACCAACTCCGCGGTCGCCGACGTTCGGCCGGACCGCGCCGAGATCTGGTCCGGCGTCCAGGTTCCGACCAGCGCGCAGACCGAGATCGCGGCCGCGCTCGGCCTTCCGCAGTCCGCCGTGACGGTGCACGTCGCGCACAGCGGCGGGTCGTTCGGCCGCCGGCTGTTCTACGACGCCGCGCTCGAAGCGGCGCTGGTGTCCCGGGCCATGGGCAGGCCGGTCAAACTGATCTGGCACCGCACCGACGACATCCGGCACGGCCGCGTGCACCCGGCCAAGCACCACAAGGTCCGTGCCTACTACGCGCTCGGCAACGTGCTGGCCTACCAGCATTGGTGTGCCGCGGTGGACACGTCCCTGGCGCACGGCTTCGGCGAGGCGATGACCATCGCGCTGACCAAGACGGAACTGGGCAACAAAGTGGTCAGCCAGGCGATGTTCGACGCGATGATCGGGTGTCCGTACAACTTCGGCGTGGTCACCCAGCAGTTGCACGAGGTGTCGGTCCCGATGAACACGGGCAGTTGGCGGTCGGTGTATTCGCTGAACGTGCGCGGCGTCGAGGAGATCGTCACCGACGAGCTGTCCCGGCGGTTCCGTTCGGACCCGCTGTCGTTCCGTCGGGAGTTCGCCAAGAACAGCAGGCAGCGCGCGGTGCTCGACCGGGTCGCCGCCGAGGGGGAGTGGGGGCGTCCGCTGCCGGCGGGGGTGGCACAGGGCCTGGCCCTACACGACGAAATGCGGGGCGTGATGGCGTGCCTGGTGGAGCTGGACGCCCGTGACCGCTCCCATCCCCGGGTGACCCGCGCGACCATGGTGGTCGACGTGGGCAAGCCGGTCAACGTCAGCGGGATCGAAGCCCAGGCGCTCGGTGGTCTGACGGATGGCATCTCGGTCGCCCTGCGCGGCGGGCTGCATCTTCGTGACGGCCGCTTCCTGGAGGGCAGCTACCACAACTTCCACTACGCCCGGCAAAAGAACTCGCCGCCCGAGGTGAAGATCGTGGTGCTGCCCGCCACCACCGGCAAACCAGGTGGCATGGGCGAGTTCGCGGTGCCCGTCGCGTTCGCCGCGGTGGTCAACGCCTACCGGCGGGCAACCGGGATCATGCCGACGAGTTTCCCGATCGATTCCGGCGTGGACTTCGAGCCCTATCCGCCGAGCGTGATGCCGATGCCGCCGATGCGGCCGCTTCCCCTGCCGTGA
- a CDS encoding SDR family oxidoreductase: MAGKLADRTMVISGGSRGIGLAIAVAAAAEGANIVLLAKTATADPRLPGTIYTAAAEIEAVGGKAYPVVGDVRHDESVAAAVEAAVAQFGGIDICVNNASAISLEGTLDLAPKRFDLMQTVNVRGTWALTRACLPHLRKSRNAHVLTLSPPLNLNPRWLGAYPAYTLSKYGMTMLTLGWATEFAGSGIGFNCLWPQTLIDTAAVRNVVAGAEGAARARSPKIMADAAITMLAQSPRTYTGRCEVDADVVTAAGVADLTVYGGGENPEWDLFLD; this comes from the coding sequence GTGGCGGGAAAACTGGCGGACCGGACCATGGTGATCTCCGGCGGCAGCCGGGGAATCGGCCTCGCGATCGCGGTGGCGGCCGCCGCCGAGGGCGCCAACATCGTGTTGCTCGCCAAGACGGCCACCGCCGATCCCCGGCTGCCGGGCACGATCTACACGGCCGCGGCGGAGATCGAAGCGGTCGGCGGAAAGGCCTACCCCGTCGTGGGCGACGTCCGGCACGACGAGTCGGTCGCGGCGGCGGTGGAGGCGGCGGTCGCGCAGTTCGGCGGAATCGACATCTGCGTGAACAACGCCAGCGCGATCTCGCTGGAGGGCACCCTAGACCTCGCCCCCAAGCGGTTCGACCTGATGCAGACGGTCAACGTCCGTGGCACGTGGGCGCTGACCCGGGCGTGCCTGCCCCATCTGCGGAAGAGCCGCAACGCGCATGTGCTCACGCTGTCCCCGCCGCTCAATCTGAACCCGCGCTGGCTCGGTGCCTACCCCGCCTACACGCTGTCGAAGTACGGGATGACGATGCTGACCCTGGGCTGGGCGACGGAGTTCGCCGGCTCGGGGATCGGGTTCAACTGCCTGTGGCCCCAGACGCTGATCGACACCGCGGCCGTGCGAAATGTCGTGGCCGGCGCGGAAGGTGCCGCACGAGCGCGGTCGCCGAAGATCATGGCCGACGCCGCGATCACGATGCTCGCCCAGAGCCCGCGCACCTACACCGGGCGGTGCGAGGTCGACGCCGACGTGGTCACCGCGGCCGGGGTCGCGGACCTGACCGTCTACGGCGGCGGTGAGAACCCGGAATGGGACCTGTTCTTGGACTGA
- the fdxA gene encoding ferredoxin: MTYVITEACVDVKDKACVDECPVDCIYEGERVLYIHPDECVDCGACEPVCPEDAIYYEDDLPDRLADYRAVNTEFFAELGSPGGAKSVRGPVADHPVVAALPLEQAPEA; the protein is encoded by the coding sequence ATGACCTACGTGATCACCGAGGCCTGCGTCGACGTCAAGGACAAGGCCTGTGTGGACGAGTGCCCGGTGGACTGCATCTACGAGGGCGAGCGTGTGCTCTACATCCATCCGGACGAATGCGTCGACTGCGGCGCCTGTGAGCCGGTGTGCCCGGAGGATGCGATCTACTACGAGGACGATCTACCCGACCGGCTCGCCGACTATCGCGCGGTCAACACGGAGTTCTTCGCCGAGCTCGGAAGTCCGGGCGGGGCGAAATCGGTGCGCGGGCCGGTGGCCGACCACCCGGTCGTCGCGGCGCTGCCGCTCGAGCAAGCGCCAGAGGCGTGA
- a CDS encoding NAD(P)/FAD-dependent oxidoreductase, whose amino-acid sequence MIVGTSVAGVRAAQALRRNGGEDEILLVGAESHLPYDKPCLSKGMLSGAVAPEKNCLLTESAAAELGIRTALSQRAVGLDPEAAVLHTTAGRIPYDRLVIATGASARTLPWSDLPGVHSLRTRADCEALRADLRRGSRLVVVGGGFIGCEVAATARGLGLDVTIVEPEATLLPVAGPELGALAGEWHAGHGARVRVGEAVRAIVRAGGGLVVELRGGEVLDADCVVLGIGAVPNTGWLEGSGLDIADGIACDAWGRVHCHENVLAAGDVARWQDPVSGTARRVEHWTNATEQAAVVGKVLAGASDVAAHRVNTYVWSDQYDRTMSFVGRRACATRVTRFDDPRKNGVAFVGADEQGGLAFAAVVNWPRALLAVRKAINGGVPCAVVEEQLTPAA is encoded by the coding sequence GTGATCGTCGGCACGTCGGTCGCAGGCGTGCGCGCCGCGCAGGCGCTGCGCCGCAACGGCGGGGAGGACGAGATCCTCCTCGTGGGAGCGGAGTCCCACCTGCCTTACGACAAGCCGTGCTTGTCCAAGGGAATGCTCTCCGGGGCGGTCGCGCCCGAGAAGAACTGCCTGCTGACCGAAAGCGCGGCCGCCGAACTGGGAATCCGGACGGCTTTGTCGCAGCGCGCGGTCGGCCTCGATCCCGAGGCGGCCGTCCTCCACACCACGGCCGGCCGGATCCCCTACGACCGGCTCGTCATCGCCACCGGCGCGAGCGCCCGCACGCTGCCGTGGTCGGACCTGCCCGGGGTGCACTCGTTGCGAACCAGGGCCGACTGCGAGGCGCTGCGGGCGGACCTCCGGCGGGGCTCCCGGCTCGTCGTAGTGGGCGGCGGCTTCATCGGGTGCGAGGTGGCGGCGACCGCGCGTGGCCTCGGTCTTGACGTCACGATCGTGGAGCCCGAAGCGACTCTCCTGCCCGTCGCCGGTCCCGAGCTGGGCGCGCTGGCCGGGGAATGGCATGCCGGCCACGGCGCGCGGGTGCGGGTCGGCGAGGCCGTCCGTGCCATCGTCCGGGCCGGAGGCGGTCTCGTCGTCGAGTTGCGCGGCGGGGAGGTCCTCGACGCCGACTGCGTGGTTCTCGGAATCGGCGCTGTGCCGAACACCGGCTGGCTCGAGGGCTCCGGCCTGGACATCGCCGACGGGATCGCGTGCGACGCCTGGGGACGCGTGCACTGCCACGAGAACGTCCTCGCCGCGGGCGACGTCGCGCGGTGGCAGGACCCGGTGAGCGGAACGGCCCGCCGCGTCGAGCACTGGACGAACGCGACAGAACAGGCGGCGGTGGTGGGTAAAGTGCTCGCCGGGGCGAGCGACGTCGCCGCGCACCGGGTCAACACCTACGTGTGGAGCGATCAGTACGACCGGACGATGAGTTTCGTGGGCCGGCGCGCGTGTGCGACCCGGGTCACCCGCTTCGACGATCCGCGCAAGAACGGCGTCGCGTTCGTCGGTGCCGACGAACAGGGCGGGCTTGCCTTTGCCGCCGTGGTGAACTGGCCTCGAGCGCTCCTGGCGGTGCGCAAGGCGATCAACGGCGGCGTCCCGTGCGCGGTCGTTGAAGAGCAGCTCACCCCGGCCGCGTGA
- a CDS encoding ferredoxin, whose translation MAAIRADRALCAGYANCVMTAETYFELDDDGHVEVRRDEVPEKDRELVAEAVEACPVAALRIEG comes from the coding sequence ATGGCCGCGATCCGGGCGGACCGCGCGTTGTGCGCCGGCTATGCGAACTGTGTCATGACCGCGGAGACCTACTTCGAACTCGACGACGACGGGCACGTCGAAGTGCGGCGGGACGAAGTGCCCGAGAAGGACCGCGAACTCGTGGCCGAAGCCGTGGAGGCGTGCCCGGTCGCCGCGCTCCGCATCGAAGGCTGA
- a CDS encoding SDR family NAD(P)-dependent oxidoreductase, translating to MGSLDGRVAVVTGAGRGLGAAHAKLLAREGARVVVNDLQRRSEHPAADVVEEIRAAGGEAVASGHDITEWDSGRALVELAVSSFGRLDVLVNNAGALRDQFLVTMSEQDWDFVTRVNLKGHFVPTRWAASYWRDRAKAGEEVRASVVHTSSSSGLFGNPGQSNYIAAKAGVGMFSQAVATELERYGVRSNCIVPAARTRLTEAVPSVKKLMATPEDDGAFDVYDPANVSPVVAYLATADCPISGGTFYVRGGHVTVVESWSRGPALDRDARWTVDELTQELPGLVAKVQSAR from the coding sequence ATGGGAAGTCTCGACGGGCGAGTCGCCGTGGTCACGGGCGCGGGGCGCGGTCTCGGAGCGGCGCACGCGAAGCTGCTGGCGCGGGAGGGCGCCCGGGTGGTGGTCAACGACCTCCAGCGCCGCTCGGAGCACCCCGCGGCGGACGTCGTCGAGGAGATCAGGGCGGCCGGGGGCGAGGCGGTCGCGAGTGGACACGACATCACCGAATGGGACTCCGGCCGCGCGCTCGTCGAGTTGGCCGTCTCTTCCTTCGGCCGGCTCGACGTGCTGGTCAACAACGCCGGCGCGCTGCGGGACCAGTTCCTGGTGACCATGAGCGAGCAGGACTGGGACTTCGTCACCCGGGTGAACCTGAAGGGCCACTTCGTGCCCACGAGGTGGGCGGCGTCCTACTGGCGGGATCGCGCCAAGGCGGGAGAGGAGGTCCGTGCCTCGGTGGTCCACACCTCGTCGAGCTCGGGACTGTTCGGTAACCCCGGGCAGTCCAACTACATCGCCGCGAAGGCGGGCGTGGGGATGTTCTCGCAGGCCGTCGCCACCGAGCTCGAGCGGTACGGAGTCCGGTCGAACTGCATCGTGCCTGCCGCCCGCACCCGCCTGACCGAGGCTGTGCCCTCGGTGAAGAAGCTGATGGCCACACCCGAGGACGACGGCGCCTTCGACGTGTACGACCCGGCCAACGTCTCGCCGGTCGTGGCCTACCTGGCGACGGCGGACTGCCCGATCAGCGGTGGCACGTTCTACGTGCGCGGCGGGCACGTCACGGTCGTGGAGTCGTGGAGCCGGGGCCCGGCGCTGGACCGCGACGCGCGGTGGACGGTCGACGAACTGACCCAGGAACTCCCCGGCCTGGTGGCCAAGGTGCAGTCCGCCCGGTAA
- a CDS encoding cytochrome P450, translating to MSTAKTSADAVTIDWDHNAPASLASVHARLNRLAAETPIVWNTAYGGFWVIAGFDETNTAYQDWETFSSMHDGVEGDAFAKRDKDLYPADRTPRTGLSIPEQPARFVPTECDPPMHTAVRRLEAPFFTPKAVRSYEEGIREHTIEALEAVRATGRIDFSADLANVVPVKMASKLIGGGVPDWETLSGTVHNMMLHPVSSPEFPMDLFLSMQGQILDLVKKRKESPQGDVASALMAGSIFDVRVEPEEAQTILNGLTFGSTDTTATTVLHTLRWLSGNPEAREQLRQSPDRIPKAVEEFLRLYTPSLGVARTVARDAEFFGHALQEGQRVLLLNSAANRDPRKFPRPLEVDFDRENVRDHIAFGSGPHRCLGAPVARLELKIMLEEVLRRMPDFTVIEEEIEEYPRKGGTLGLAKVPARFTPSDAPQPAMV from the coding sequence ATGAGCACTGCGAAGACTTCCGCTGATGCGGTGACGATCGACTGGGACCACAACGCACCGGCGTCCCTCGCCAGCGTGCACGCACGCCTGAACCGGCTGGCGGCCGAGACTCCGATCGTGTGGAACACCGCATACGGCGGGTTCTGGGTGATCGCCGGCTTCGACGAGACCAACACCGCTTACCAGGACTGGGAAACGTTCTCCTCGATGCACGACGGCGTCGAGGGCGACGCCTTCGCGAAGCGGGACAAGGATCTCTACCCCGCCGACCGCACACCGCGGACCGGCCTCTCGATCCCCGAACAGCCGGCCCGCTTCGTCCCGACCGAATGCGACCCGCCGATGCACACGGCCGTCCGGCGGCTCGAGGCGCCGTTCTTCACCCCGAAGGCCGTGCGCTCCTACGAGGAAGGCATTCGGGAGCACACGATCGAGGCGCTGGAGGCAGTGCGGGCCACGGGACGCATCGACTTCTCGGCCGACCTGGCGAACGTAGTTCCGGTCAAGATGGCGTCAAAGCTGATCGGCGGCGGGGTGCCCGACTGGGAGACGCTGTCCGGCACAGTCCACAACATGATGCTCCACCCGGTCTCGTCGCCCGAGTTCCCCATGGATCTGTTCCTGTCCATGCAGGGCCAGATCCTCGACCTCGTGAAGAAGCGCAAGGAAAGCCCCCAAGGCGACGTCGCCAGTGCACTCATGGCCGGCTCCATCTTCGACGTCCGAGTCGAACCCGAAGAGGCGCAGACCATCCTCAACGGACTGACGTTCGGCTCCACTGACACCACTGCGACCACGGTTCTGCACACCCTGCGCTGGCTGAGCGGGAACCCCGAAGCCCGGGAGCAGCTACGGCAAAGTCCCGACCGGATTCCGAAAGCGGTCGAGGAATTCTTGCGCCTTTACACGCCCAGCCTCGGTGTCGCCCGCACCGTTGCCCGTGACGCCGAATTCTTCGGTCACGCGTTGCAGGAGGGTCAGCGCGTGCTCCTGCTGAACTCCGCGGCGAACCGCGACCCGCGGAAGTTCCCCCGCCCGCTCGAGGTCGACTTCGACCGCGAGAACGTCCGGGATCACATCGCATTCGGCTCCGGTCCGCACCGCTGCCTCGGCGCCCCCGTCGCACGTCTCGAGCTGAAGATCATGCTCGAGGAAGTTCTCCGCCGGATGCCCGACTTCACCGTGATCGAAGAGGAGATCGAAGAATACCCGCGCAAGGGCGGCACCCTCGGCCTCGCGAAGGTCCCCGCGCGGTTCACCCCGTCCGATGCGCCTCAGCCGGCCATGGTGTGA
- a CDS encoding FadR/GntR family transcriptional regulator, which yields MRRQHGDDEGMADAVPEAIHTDGDHFPLKEKRGEILARKIEEQIMRAGWPVGEVLGSEADLLQEYKVSRAVLREAVRIMEHHGTARTRRGPGGGLVVTKPDARAVVRSAAVYLDSEGITPDKLAAARTGVELIAVQLAAQNIDEDGITRLRAALDRERASVAGGESVTSGRNDVHTVIAALSGNPAIQLFTETLTLLEVEVFRSVSEPKTASDARAQFLDDHIGIVEAVVSGDASVARFRMQQHLARVAAEIHPH from the coding sequence GTGCGGCGGCAGCACGGAGACGATGAGGGCATGGCAGACGCAGTTCCCGAGGCCATCCACACGGATGGCGACCACTTCCCGCTGAAGGAGAAGCGCGGCGAGATCCTGGCCCGCAAGATCGAGGAACAGATCATGCGCGCCGGCTGGCCGGTCGGCGAGGTGCTCGGCTCCGAAGCCGACCTGCTCCAGGAATACAAAGTCTCCCGGGCGGTCCTCCGCGAAGCCGTGCGGATCATGGAACATCACGGCACCGCCCGTACCCGGCGTGGCCCCGGGGGTGGCCTGGTCGTCACCAAGCCGGACGCGCGGGCGGTCGTCCGCTCCGCCGCCGTGTACTTGGACTCCGAGGGCATCACGCCCGACAAACTCGCGGCCGCGCGCACAGGTGTCGAACTGATCGCCGTCCAGCTCGCCGCGCAGAACATCGACGAGGACGGGATCACACGGCTCCGGGCGGCACTGGATCGGGAGCGGGCCTCCGTCGCCGGCGGGGAGAGCGTCACCTCGGGCCGCAACGACGTGCACACGGTCATTGCCGCGCTCAGTGGCAACCCGGCGATCCAGCTGTTCACCGAGACGCTGACCCTGCTCGAGGTGGAGGTGTTCCGGTCCGTGTCCGAGCCCAAGACCGCGAGCGACGCGCGGGCGCAGTTCCTGGACGACCACATCGGGATCGTCGAGGCCGTGGTCTCGGGTGACGCGAGCGTCGCGCGGTTTCGGATGCAGCAGCACCTTGCCCGAGTCGCGGCCGAGATCCACCCCCACTGA
- a CDS encoding (2Fe-2S)-binding protein, with product MPRYAFTLNGQPVSVEAPADHPLLWTLRDQLGLTGPKMGCNLDVCKACTCLIDGAPFTTCVTAVADVAGREVTTIEGLADGDTLHPVQEAWIEQDVAQCGFCQPGQIMAAIGLLNRTAEPSDAEIDEIENVCRCGTYFRIREAIKSAARKKASR from the coding sequence ATGCCTCGATACGCGTTCACCCTTAACGGACAGCCGGTTTCCGTCGAGGCGCCGGCCGACCACCCGCTCCTCTGGACCCTGCGCGACCAGTTGGGGCTGACCGGCCCGAAGATGGGCTGCAACCTCGACGTGTGCAAAGCGTGCACCTGCCTGATCGATGGTGCGCCCTTCACCACCTGCGTCACCGCTGTCGCCGACGTGGCCGGACGTGAGGTCACCACCATCGAAGGCCTCGCCGACGGCGATACGCTGCACCCGGTGCAGGAAGCGTGGATCGAGCAGGACGTGGCGCAGTGCGGGTTCTGCCAACCCGGGCAGATCATGGCCGCGATCGGACTGCTCAACCGGACCGCCGAGCCCAGCGACGCCGAGATCGACGAGATCGAGAACGTGTGCCGGTGCGGCACCTACTTCCGAATCCGGGAGGCGATCAAGTCGGCCGCGCGGAAGAAAGCGAGCCGGTGA